Part of the Vigna angularis cultivar LongXiaoDou No.4 chromosome 1, ASM1680809v1, whole genome shotgun sequence genome, TTGCAGCAAGAACAAGGATTCTCTCTCCTGGCTTTGTCAAAAGTCCATCCCAATGGGTCATAAATTCATTCTTTATTTTCCTCATGGCTTCATGCTCCCCTACTCTGGTTCGTTGACCAAGCATGCTATCAACCTCATCCACGAATATAATAGTTGGGGAGACCTTGGCAGCAAGTGTGAATAGAGCGCGAACATTCTTCTCATCTTCACCAAACCATTTAGAAGTGATGGTAGACATGGAAACATTGATGAAACTTGCTCCAGCCTCCTTTGCAATGGCCTTTGCCAGCATGGTCTTCCCAGTGCCAGGAGGCCCAAATAGCAATATTCCTCTACAAGGCTTTAGAAGGCCCCCGGTGAAAAGGTCCGGCCTTCGAAGAGGAAGCATCACTAGTTCTTGAAGGGATTCTTTGGTCTCATCCAAGGCACCAATGTCAGAGAATGTAACATTAATCTCATTTGCTGGTATTACCTCAGGCCTTATTCGCTTCTCAAACTCATTATCAGGAGGAACTCCCTGAAAGTGAATCATGCAGTGCAAATGAATGACGTGAAATTTACAGAATATATAGTAAGTGATTGTCATCAGAATAGAACGAGGCGTTTCTAAATCCTAAGATAACACTCTTGGTAATATTGTTAcagaagaatttttttatagagGCATACAGGGGCTTTGGGAGCAGGAACTGATTTTTCACCATCCGCCTTCCCCACCGAAGTTGATATTTCTGCTTCAGCCTTTTTTACAGGAGCAGCATTTTCAGACTTTGCTTCTGATTTCATATCAGTTCCTTCCTCGCTTTGTTTCTTTATATTCATGAAGAAGGAAAAACAAGAGAGCATTTTATTAAGTATATCAGTACATGGTAGGTAGTGTTCTCAAGTCAACGTAAAGACGTGTCAAGCAGTGCAAACCTCTGATTTTACAGCTTGATCTTCTAATTTTAATGTGTCTCCTCTACTGGATTTGCCCTTGTGGAATATACTCAATGCATGGGACAAGCTGTTTCACATATGATAAAGTTATTCACCAAAGTTTGACAGTTCATGCAATTAATGTCTTGAATCTCACCTATTGGAAGAGATGGCGAGCTTGCCATTTCTGTATTCAGGGTCTTTGTTTTTCATCAAATGATACGAAATTGCTGACACAATGATCTCTTCTATATAGTTACTGAGAACCATTGTGTCTTCCACACATATGGAATCTAGGTCATCACAATCGAGATCGTTTGCTGCAAGGACTTCCATGATATGAATTTTGTTATCCTTAACTTGTATCATCTTCATATCCTCTTCCAATTGAGACTTCCAGCTGACAAGATGTGACTCATCTTCTGGTGGCCTGATTTCTATGGTGTATGGGAAGAGTGAATCAAGCTTCTCATTCACCTCTTCATATTCATTGCCACAATCTATAACTCGTGAACCAAGAATCAAAATGGACCCAGATAgttttttcaacattttctggaacaagtaatatattttttgccATTTGTATAACAGCTTATCAACATCCCGCAAATATAGCACAATGGGATAGGTTTTTGACACGAAAACTAGAACCTGCAAGTGAATTTCCACTTTTGAATTGTCGAGGAATGTGATCTAGAAGCCATGTTCAATTTGATAATGCTCTTTTGGTGAAATATCCATAAAATCAAAAGTAGTATTATTACCTTGTAAAGAGACTGTATAAGAAGCTTTTCGTCAAAAGACCAGCTGGTTGCGCGCTTCAGAGAAGCTGAAGGGAGAGGGAGACGAGAAAGCTTGAGACAGAAAGCAATGGGAAAAGGAATAGGAATATAATTTTACTGTACACTGTGCTAGTTCACACTCAGATCTTTTAATCCAACGCATAAAAACCGTTTCTGAATATACAGATTGTGACTCCAATTTAGGAAGCAAGACTTTGATTTATGGGTAAACTAACCAAACAAGTGCATTTTGTTTTGCTGTGGATTCAATTAAACATGATCAAAATGTAACCCTCTTGATTTTGGCTTTCATTGAATGAAAGCTTCTGACATTAGTAGAATTCCTTGATTAGGTCAGTACTTAAAACAGAATTTCCAGTAGATCGTGACAAGTAAATGAATAAATCAACTTTCAAGTGACCTGAATTTGTAGCATTGGTTTGGGAAGCAAGGCCGCTTATGTTTGAAGAGGAAGAAGCATTCCTACGGAGTGGTGGAGGATTACAAGATGCTTCGGCACCCCTGCAAAGCAAAAGCCAAATACTCagcaataatataaataaactgGCAGGAAAAGTTGTATTTGTTCATCTACTTACATTGATTGGAGGTCTATTACACTGCTAGGCCTGTGCATTTTTCCTGCAATTGAATGCACCTGATCAGTGATTTGgctttcatctttctttttaattttatagtcaACTATGGACTACTGTCCCAATGAAGAGAATGAACCATAAACCAGATAAAGCTATCTGCACAACCATTTCTATACCCTATCTAATATTCTGCATCATCTTTTAAATAATCGAAGTACCATTATTATCACTTTCCTCCACATAAgaagtaaaatttattcttGAAACCATAAGACTGAAAAACCTTGTATTAGAGACTGACAAAGCTCTTTGTTGATTATGAATATAGTTCTTGCAAGAGTAGGAAGTTGTAAGCCAAATTGTACCTTTAAGTTCTTGCCTTtgtgaaaagattgaaaatgacCCAAATAGATCAGATAGCCGTTCCAAAGTAGACTCTGAAGTGGATCTTTTGAAAGACTACAATCGGAAACAAAGGAAAAGAAGACAAGCAAACAAACtttaggttaagaaaagaaaacatgtttatcCATGATGGTTAATTAACGGCAGTATTCTACACaggaataaaaaaaagtcagGAATTGCTTACAGATTCTTTGTTGGAAGAACCATATTTACTCTGAATCTGCTCAAACAGCAAGTCAGCCATTATTTACATGATTAACAGAAGAATGGAGAAACAAATTATATGGATCAAAACTTCTCACACACACTCACCTTCAATGAAAAGTCGGTTAAATCTAACAGCAGTAACTTGGCCTCAAAATAATGAGCTAAAGCCTTGGCAAGCATCTGTTGGTAAAGCTCTTTAAGACATGAAAAAGGGAGAAGTAGGAAATACAGTTAGCTCGACAGTACCAATAAAAACATCATAGAATATCAAATCCTTATCAGTAGAAAATAACATATTTCAAGTAAGTGATTAACCTGCTGGCCCTGAGAGCAGAATAGTTCTGCTTGCAGGAGCAAGATTCCGTGTATATTTAGAAACATCAGCATGCTTTAAATGGACATAAGCCACACTTGTCAGCAAAACCCTTGTCTGCTCACTGTTATCACGCATAGGATGTGAAGGGTTATACACCAACAGATTTTGAATAGATAATATGTAGTAATCGCTTTAGATATTCATCAAGATCAAGAGCAACAATAAGGGCATGGAAAGGACAAGTATCTAACAAACAGTTTGTCAGTAACAAATTCATTAGATGAAATTTCTTAACGAATTATAGATTATGAAGATTATGCAGCAAACAAGATTATGTAAAGTTGTACTATCCCCTTGTGTTATTTGCATAATATATATTCAcagatttattaaaatatatatgcatgCTCAAACATCTTAGTTCTTGTCCATTACTCCATAAAACTATGCTGATCGTCCATATTCAGAGGAAAGGAAGAGAAGTTGCATACTGTATGTATGTTTGTGTGAATGATAAAGCATAAAATAAGAGCATATTAGAAATTGAAAGAGGAGGCAAAATAACCTGAGATAATAAGGGAATTTCTCGAAAGTGACGTTGCTTTCTCTTCCATCAACAACTTGTCTGAGCATTTCCTGCTCCATCTTCTCAGCAGTGATAGTGTTTGAGGAAGAAGTGTTGGCTACCCATTTGCCAACGCCTTGTCCAGAAGCCAATCCAATGCCCACTCCAACACCCACCCCGACACCCAAAGCCGATATCAGAATGCTTTTCTGTTCcatcacaaaaacaaaaacaaaaacacaaactttTATAGAAAACAGAAACTCTGTCACAATCACCGAGTTTCTGATATTGGTGGTGCAACTAAGTAGTCTAAGCTTAATATAGAATGGGTGCAATAACTGATATTTATGCAGTGATTGTTGAGAAAGTGATGCTTAACGGCAGAGGGTGGAAGAAGATTGGTGAGTCATGTGTGCACTGTTACGTGTCCCATTTTTGGCGGTTTCTTTGTCGGTTTGACagttttgtttattatttctgCTTTCGATATACTTCCTCTTTCCTTTCTTCTCCATGAAgttcttttaaaatctttaataTCTATCTTCAATTTCATACATATTCAAAATCATGCGTGCTATTTTTTTATGACTACTATATAATagtttctataaataaaataaaataactcgtATACTAAAATTCTCCAATAAGATTATCACCATTATCCGTGGAACACATGCCGGTTCATATTTTTTGAACTATAAACATGACACTTAAACGGCATATGATAATAAGCACAAAAGTTAATTtacatgaaaattgaaaaactaattaGACTAaacttctaaaatttaatttttatagaaacgaaatttaattttttaaattaattattgaattaatAACTGGtacacttattttttataaaaaaaatttagcttATTCAAAAGgctaaaataaaacctaaagcTTCTAATGAAAAAGACTAGAGGTATCTGGttgtttatataaatttctttccCTCTCtgaataaaagtttaatattgTTTGGGATTTGTTTATACACAAGTaatgaagtaatttttttaatggaaatGATGATCTATAAAATTAATAGCACTTAGAAGGGAATAAAAAAGAGTATATATCTATCAATTGGGCAAGTGGGAGGAAAATGCATTgcatatatatacaaatatcaAAGTGATGCTGCAATTTGCTTTTTGTGAAGATAGATACATTGCCTCTGCACTGCACCTGATATGGAAACTAGCACCACC contains:
- the LOC108346204 gene encoding uncharacterized protein LOC108346204; this encodes MEQKSILISALGVGVGVGVGIGLASGQGVGKWVANTSSSNTITAEKMEQEMLRQVVDGRESNVTFEKFPYYLSEQTRVLLTSVAYVHLKHADVSKYTRNLAPASRTILLSGPAELYQQMLAKALAHYFEAKLLLLDLTDFSLKIQSKYGSSNKESSFKRSTSESTLERLSDLFGSFSIFSQRQELKGKMHRPSSVIDLQSMGAEASCNPPPLRRNASSSSNISGLASQTNATNSASLKRATSWSFDEKLLIQSLYKVLVFVSKTYPIVLYLRDVDKLLYKWQKIYYLFQKMLKKLSGSILILGSRVIDCGNEYEEVNEKLDSLFPYTIEIRPPEDESHLVSWKSQLEEDMKMIQVKDNKIHIMEVLAANDLDCDDLDSICVEDTMVLSNYIEEIIVSAISYHLMKNKDPEYRNGKLAISSNSLSHALSIFHKGKSSRGDTLKLEDQAVKSEKQSEEGTDMKSEAKSENAAPVKKAEAEISTSVGKADGEKSVPAPKAPGVPPDNEFEKRIRPEVIPANEINVTFSDIGALDETKESLQELVMLPLRRPDLFTGGLLKPCRGILLFGPPGTGKTMLAKAIAKEAGASFINVSMSTITSKWFGEDEKNVRALFTLAAKVSPTIIFVDEVDSMLGQRTRVGEHEAMRKIKNEFMTHWDGLLTKPGERILVLAATNRPFDLDEAIIRRFERRIMVGLPSVENREKILKTLLAKENMDSELDLKELSTMTEGYTGSDLKNLCTTAAYRPVRELIQQERLKSLDKKQKAAKRQNEDVQDSEGGQEIEQEIVIALRPLNMQDFKEAKNQVAASFAAEGAGMGELKQWNDLYGEGGSRKQQQLSYFL